Within Sphaerodactylus townsendi isolate TG3544 linkage group LG05, MPM_Stown_v2.3, whole genome shotgun sequence, the genomic segment CATCACATTTAGCTTGTGTGAAATGACTTAAATTTCAGGTCCTGAAGTCCGAATGTAAATATGAGTGGCTCATTTTAGAAGTTTGTTGAGGTTCAGGTTGATTATAGGGAGAAACAGGCATGTGTGACTttccttccctgcctttcccaaCAGATTTAACCAAAACTTCAAAGAAGATCAGCAGGAAAGAGGCTGAAAAGAAGAAATCTATGCAGGTGAGTGAGCTCCAAATGATACCAAGGCCAAAATAGTTCAGGACCTTGACAATGAACTATAGGATCCCTCGATGTCTTTGAGATTTATGCAAATTTACACTACCATTTTCCATCTAGTTTGTATCAGTTTGAGATGTGTAATTTTTGTGAAGGTGCTGAGAATTTTTTAGTTAATACCCAGTGTTCTGTTCCCCGAGTAAAATATCTTAGGTGCcttgtacttggccagaacagagtgggagactcacaagcaaggtgtaacaattcaaaaagagagaggttttattgcatagaagaattaagaccctaactcctcccagggtctgactaaaacaaagtataatgtattgtcgaaggctttcacggccggaatcactggggtgttgtgtggtttccgggctgtatggccgttttctagcagcattctctcctgacatttcgcctgcatctgtggctggcatcttcagaggatctgatgattcagatcctctgaagatgccagccacagatgcaggtgaaacgtcaggagagaatgctgctagaacacggccatacagcacagAAACCACACAGTTCCCCAAAACAAAGTATACTTTTCTCAATCATctgggtctcaaagcagcttacaaactcctacccttcctctccccaccacagacctTATATttgtaggttgggctgagagagttcaaagagaatggtgactagtccaagattagccagcaggcttcatgtgtcggaTCAGGGAAATAAGctcaattcaccagattagagtccactgctcttaacaactacacacatccctctaggtcaggggtagggaacctgcggctctccagatgttcaggaactacaattcccatcagcccctaccagcatggccaattggccatgctgacagaggctgatgggaattgtagttcctgaacatctggagagccgcaggttccctacccctgctctaggtggatGTTCTACCCTCAGCTACTCTGCAGTTTCCCCTTTAAGCCAGGGAAAAATAGATCCtgttttctctagggcagggagGATCCCCATGCGAAAGAAAACTGAGTATACTTAGGCAGCACTAGGATCATTATTGGGTTTATTAatatttcctctctctctttttttcctcctcagagaaagaaacagcaaaaaaagcaTCCCCGGCTGAGACCATCACCTGCACCTAACTGTGTGGCTACCTGGGCAAGTTGCAAACCTCCTTCTCGGCCATGCTGTGACTTCTGTGCCTTCTGCCATTGCCGGTTATTTCAGACAGTCTGCTACTGCCGAATGGGGAACCCAAACTGCTAAACTACAACCAGAACTGCCAGTGGGACACTGGCTCTTATTAGACTCCTTGGTATATCTTCTATCCCTGCTGGTCTCATGCATATTGCAAAGGAAGCCAAGAGCCGTTGTTGCAATCTGGCTGGCAGGCTTTGGCTCCTTCCAAAGTCAAATGAATTATgggatatattatatattatataggGTTAATACTGTCATAAACAAGGCTGTCCACAGCCGTAGGAAGTTTGACAGGGAGTAAGAAGGAGGGAGTTAGAGGGTGAAGGTTACATGTGGAGAAGGAATTTGGTCTCCCTTCAGAAAGACATTTGACCACATGTTACAGATTTGAACA encodes:
- the LOC125433470 gene encoding agouti-signaling protein isoform X2, coding for MEHKNLLFVILFCCMFLTAIYSHMIFEEKQNTDNAVKNSKMRLPDLPPISIVDLTKTSKKISRKEAEKKKSMQRKKQQKKHPRLRPSPAPNCVATWASCKPPSRPCCDFCAFCHCRLFQTVCYCRMGNPNC
- the LOC125433470 gene encoding agouti-signaling protein isoform X1, producing the protein MKQILCRMEHKNLLFVILFCCMFLTAIYSHMIFEEKQNTDNAVKNSKMRLPDLPPISIVDLTKTSKKISRKEAEKKKSMQRKKQQKKHPRLRPSPAPNCVATWASCKPPSRPCCDFCAFCHCRLFQTVCYCRMGNPNC